In Thermodesulfobacteriota bacterium, the genomic stretch GTCTTCTTGGTGGAGAAGTACGGCTCGAAGAGCTTCTGCTTGGCCTCCGTGGGGATGCCCGGGCCGGTGTCTATGACCTCGAGCCTGGCGAGCTGCAGCTCCGGCATATAGGCCGTCTCGATGCGGACAGCTCCGCCCTCGTCGCCGACCGCGGCTATGGCGTTGTCCATCAGGTTAATAAGTACCCTTTTTATCTGGTCCCTGTCAATATCAAGGACCGGCAGGCGGTCGTCGAGCGAAGACTCGAAGCTTATCGCCCTCTGCCCTGGCTTGTAAAGCGTCATGACCTCGCGTACGACCTCGTTCAGGTCGTTAGGGCTGGGGTTGGCGGCGGGCATCCGCGCGAAGCTCGAGAACTCGTTTACGAGGGCCTTCAATTCATCTACCTGCTTTATTATGGTCATGGTGCACTCGTCGAAAACGGTATCGTCCTCCGGGAACCTGTCCAGGTACTTCTTGCGGAGCCTCTGCGCCGAAAGCTTTATGGGGGTGAGCGGGTTCTTGATCTCGTGGGCGATCCTCCTCGCCACCTCTTTCCAGGCCGACATCCTCTGGGTCTTTACGAGATGGGTAAGGTCGTCGAGGACCGCGACCATGCCGAGGTAGTTGCCGGAGTCGTCCTTCAGGGCGTTGAGGTTGGCAAGCACGGTCATTACCTTGCCGTCCACCTCGACCCTCATCTGCTTCTCCATCGATTCGAGCCCCATCTCGCTCATGGCGCGTATCATCTCCCGGAGCACCTCCCTGTCCTCCTCCCGGAGCACTTCCCTGTAGTTCCTCCCTATGATGTTCTCCTCGCCGGCCCCGAGCATCTGGGCGGCCACCCGGTTTATGGAGACTATCTTTCCGGACTTGTCGATGGAGATTACACCTGCCGGGACGTTCCCGAGGACTATTTCTATGTACCTCCTCCTCTGGTCGAGCTCCATGTTGGTGCGCCTGAGGTCCAGGTTCGCGGCCTCTATCTTGTATTTGCCTGTCCTCAGGTCCTCGGTCATCCTGTTGAAGGACTTGACCAGCAGGCCTATCTCGTCGTCGGACTCGACGTTTATCCTGTAGTCGAGGTTGCCGCTCGCCACGGCATGGGTCCCTTCAGCAAGCTCGTGTATGGGGACGGTAAGCTCCTTCGCTAGATACCGCCCTATCCAGATGGAAAAGAAGACAATGAAGAGGGTTATTATGAGAAGAATGGTGAAATAGCTCGCCTTCACGGGGTACTTGAGGAGCTTAAGCTGCTTGTAGCCCTCAAAGGCCGCGGATATCTCCTTCATCTTGTCCATGAGGCTTCGCGGGACATAGTAGCTCACGGCCACTACCCCGGAAGGATGGCCGCCGACCGAGGGCGGAAGCGGCGCGACAGCCCTTACCACGTCGCCCACCTTGAGGGTCTGGATATAGCTGGACGCCTCTCCCGAGAGCGCCTTCCGGACGGCATCCTCGTCGGTGTCGGGGACCATGTTCCTTGTTATCTTGTCGGCAACGGTGTAAAGCTCCCTCTTCCCGTCCGAAGTGAAGACCTCGACCGTGGAGAGGTCCCACTCGACCATCTTCCGCCTTATGAAGTCCTCCCTGGCATCGGACTCGGCGCTCCCGGCCCCGATGGAGTCGGCAAGGGCCCTCGACGCCGCCTCGACCCTGTCGTGCATGTCCTTATAGTAGTTCTGGGCGAGCTCCATCGACTCCTGGAGAGAGTCCTCGACCTTTATGCCGAACCACCCGTCAATCGACCTGTTGATGAAGCCTATGACTATCACGAAAAGGAGGACCGTCGGCACTATTGAGAGGGCCACGAACGACGTGACGAGCTTGGTCCTGAGCTTCGAGCCCATGACCTGCCGCTTCCGTTCCATGAAAAGTTTTACGGTGTTGCGGAGTATCAGGAATACGAGGAGTATAAGGAGTATGATGTTGATGTTTATGAGGCCGAAGATGAGTATGTTGGTGGCGATCGGCACGTCCCCGCTCAAGGCCGAGAGGTGCGACTCCACAAGGGTGAGGATTATTATCGCCGGGACGACGAGGAAGATAAGGAAAAGCTCTCTACGGCGCCTTTTGCTTTCGGCGTCGGACTTCTGAGAGTCTATATTACGGGTTTCGCTCATCTCTTGTCAGGCCGTAAAGGCATGCACGTGCCAGTCGGTCTCGAAGTTCAGGAATTTAAGGAAGAAGAATATGTAGTTGAGGAGGAACGGCAGCTCGACCGGGTCCATTGCCGCCTTTATCCGGAGCTCGTAGAGGCTCCCCGGGATAAGGTGCGCGGGGGCCACTATCACTCCGGAACAGGCGGCCATGACCCTTTTCATCTCTTCGAAGTCCCTGGTCCGCACCGTCTTGTCCCCCTGCTCGTCAAGTACCACCTCGTACTCGTTCCGGAGGCTGTCGTACCTTACCGTATGCCTGAACTCCCACCTGCCCACTTTTTCGTCGGGCAGGAACCTGTTGACTTTCCTGAGCTCGATTATGAAGTTGAACGAGGTAGGAAGGCCGCTCCTTACAGCCTCCTCGATGTTCTTGCTGAACGCGTCCTTGACCTTGAATGACACGGTAAGCGGGGGCCTTGAGACCTCCAGGCCGGTTATGAGGGGCGTTTCGGCAAGGAGGCTGGCCGGGAAGACCCATACCGCGAATACAAGAACCAATATGAGTTTTTTCATGGAAGTATTCGGCTTTGCTGCTTTTTATAATGTGGAAATTAATTCCTTTCAGGAAGAAGAACCCGAATCTTGCCCTGGTTCTCCGGCCTGAAAAGAATGATACCGGATTCCATTATCAAAAGCAATGACAGCGGCCCTGGCAAAGAGGGATGAGCGCATGACGAGTAGCCCCGCCGTTTGAGGGACTGACTAAAGGCAATCTCTAAAAATCAACCTTTTACCCGGATTCCGTTCAGACGTGGATGAAAATGCACACATATTTATCATGCATGTATGCATCGATTTTTATTCCCGGCCTTTATTGCGGGAAGAATCTCAAATTATCAGAGGTTGCTTAAACATACCTGATTTTGAACGGGGTTTATGGCAGAGACTTTTGCGGGATTTTTGGCCTGGTCGGCTAAGGTACTTACTTCTTGGAGATTCGGGACATTCCAGCCTTGATTATTTCCCTCCTGACCCTTTTCTTGAACTCCGCCTCGTCGACTTTGTACTTGAATACCTTTTTGCCGTTTATGAAAACGGTCGGTATTTCGCCCTTGTAACGCCGGAGGAGGTCTTCGCTAGAGTCTATGCCGACCTCCTTGAACTCAAAAGGCAGCTCACTGCTTGCCCTGCCTATGATGCTCCGGGCGTCCTTGCAAAGGGCGCAGCCGTCAATGGCGCAGAGCGCGCAATCCTCGAGTGCATAAAGCTCAACTGTAGGCTTGGTCATGGCACGGCGCTAAGGGGTCGAAATCAGCTTATGCTGGGTATTACGCTGTTTATGTACCCGGCTATGATACCAAGTGAGTTGGTAAATATCAAGAGCCCAGTTAATATGAGGAAGACGCCGGTCACTATCGAAACTGTCCTCATGTGCCTCTTGAGCCGGTTGAAATGCCTGAGAAAGGTGTTGATGCCCAGGGAAGTGAGGAGGAACGGTATTGCCAGCCCCGCCGAATAGGCTATGAAGAGGATGATACCCGACCAAGGGCTCTCGGTCGTCGCGGCCACGGCGAATATCGCGGAGAGTATGGGCCCTATGCAGGGCGTCCAGCCCGCGGCAAAGCCTATCCCCACGAGGAACGATCCGAGGAGCCCCGCCGGCTTCTCGCGGAAGAAATGAAGGCGCTTGTCCCTCTGCAGTATGCTGAAGTTGATGATCCCTATGATATGTATGCCGAGGAGTATTATTACCAGGCCGCCTATCTTCCGGATTATGTCCTGGTATTCCATGAAGACGTTCCCGAGGAGCTGCGCGGAAGAACCCAGTATGACCACGAAAACGGTCGAGAAGCCGAGGATGAACATGAGGGAGTTGAAGAGTATTACCTTCTTGAGCTTCTTCTCTTCCCCGCCCTCTCCCGTAAGCTCCTCGAAAGAGATGCCAGTCACGAAGGATATGTAGGACGGCACGAGCGGCAGCACGCACGGGGAGATGAAGGAGAGTATCCCCCCCATGAACGCAAGCGGTATGGAAACCTCGGTGGTCATATATATTCGCCGGATGAAATGCCTTGTAACTACTTGGCGGGGTATCCGCCTTTCTCCCTGGGCCCGAACTGTACGAGCTCCATCAGCATCCTGGTTGACGAGGGCTCGGTCCAGTCCCTGGGGCCCCTCACCTTCTCGGCGATGACGCCGTTCTGGTCGATGATGAAGGTCTCTGGCACGCCGGTGGTCTTGTATATTTCCTTTATCTTTCCCTTCCTGTCATGCAGGACCGGGAAGGTCAGGTCGTATTTTTCGACGAATTTTCGGACGTTCTCTGGGCTGTCGTTGTCAATGCTCACAGCCACTATGACGAAAGGGAAAGAGGCGAGGTTGTCGGAGAGCACCTGCATTGACGGCATCTCCTCCTCGCAGGGCTTGCACCACGTCGCCCAGAAGTTGAGGAAGATGGCCTTGCCCTTGAAGTCGCTCAGCTTGTGGGTCTTTCCGGAGAGGTCCGGGAGCTCGAAGTCGATCATCTCCGTGTTCGCGACCACCGGCTCGAATTTCTCCCGCTGCCCGAAGATGAATATGAGCGCCACCGCCGCGACCACGGCCAGTATTATCCCGGCCAGCGCTATTGCTGGGAGCCCTTTCTCGTTATCCTCTGCGTTCGTCTTTACGCTCATCTCGCACCCGTATTGTTTTATTCCGCCATCCCTACGCGTAGGCGTGGAGGCCTGGGAGTATGAAGCTCACGCCCCAGTAGAGAAAAACCACTGCCGCGAAGCCGAGTATCGAGAGGTACGCGGCCCTCTTGCCCCTCCATCCCCTCGTGACACGAGCGTGGAGATATGCTGCGTATATGAACCAGGTTATGAGCGACCACGTCTCCTTGGGGTCCCAGCTCCAGTAGCCGCCCCAGGCGTAGTTGGCCCATATGGCGCCGGATACGATCCCCACCGCGAGGAACGGGAACCCCCAGGCAATGGCGCGATAGCTCATCTCATCCAGCACCTTCGAGTCGGGAATGGCTTCGAGGAGCCTTACTCTCTGCTGCCGGCTTTCGTACCTGTTCTTCAGGAGGTAAAGGATGGCAAGCCCGAAAGATATTGCGAAGGCCGCGTACCCGATGAAGGTAGTGACCACGTGGAAGTCAAGCCAGCCTATGGCGTAATTCTGGAGGTCCCATTTCGAAAGCAGGCTCGTCATCCATTTCCACTTGCTCTGAAGAGCCGGGTTGAGCGGCTCGACGTCCTTGAACCTGTAAGGCAGGAGCGAGGCCGCCAGCATGGCAAGCGACACTATGGACATCACTATCGCGCCGATGGCCTTGAACTTGTACCTGTACTCCATCAGGAGATAGCCGGCGTTGGTCGCCCATACAAAGAGCACCATCGACTCCCAGAGGTTCGAGAACGGTCCGTGACCCGACTCGCCCGCGCGGCTTATGAGGACCATGGTGGTGGCGCCCAGGGCGATGAAGGCCAGAGCCGTGGCTATCTGCCCCAGCCATTTCTTCCTGAATACCCAAAAGCCCGCGTACGCAGTCGTCGTGAGTATGTAAAAAATGAACGCGAACGTGAAAAAGACAAGAGAAAGTATCATCTTCTCCCCCTAACGGCCTCTCATTTGGAAGACACCGCTCCGGTTATCTCCCTTATATCGCGCTCGAACGCGAAGGTGTTCTTGTTTATGGTGCCGCCGATCTTCATCTCGGTGGACTGACCGCTGCCCTTTATGTGGATCCAGACCCTCCTGTGGTATATGAAGAAGGCCATTATGAAACCGATTCCCATGACCGCGGAGCCTATCCAGACCACGTTGGTGCCGGGGTCTTTGCTGTACTGCAGGCCCGAGAACCAGGCCCCCTTGTGGCCGGTGTAGACGAAGTCATGGTCGGAGTCGGGTATGGCCGGGAATATCCCCGGGTAGTTCATGAAAAGCCATGGCGAGGATATGAGCTTCTCTCCTTCGTACACCTCTATCTTTATGGCAGGGTTGTTCGGGTTTTCTGATTTTGAATAGACGAAGTTATTCTCCTCGTCATAGGCGAAGTCGGCCGTGTACCCTACGAGCTTTACGGAATATTTGCTGTTAGGAACGTCCGTGAGGTCGTTCCATTTGGCGGGAAACGATATGCCTGACCCTTCCTCAGCCTTGCGCCTGAAGGTCAGCTGCGCCTCCTCGAGCTTGTTCCAGGAGAGGCCGTAGTTCGACTGGTAGAACTTCAGCCCCTTGTAGTCGAGGGGCTCGTTCACCCATATCTGCTTCTGCATCACTTCCTTGCCGTCCTCGATTATGGTGAGAACCGAGTTGTACTGCCTGATGTGACCAGAATCATAATAGTCTATCCAGAACTTGTCGAGCCTGAGCATGAAGGGCTCGTTGCTGAACTTAACGGTGTTGCCGACGTTCATGAATATGGAGTCCCTGTAACCGTATACGCTTCCGAGAAGCGCCCCGAGGAGTATGAGGAGGAGGCTTATGTGTGTCATATCGGAGCCGAGCCTGCCGATCCTCCCCTTCCACGCGTATATGAAAAACTCGTCCCCGCCCCCTGAGCTGACTGTGCCGAACCTCTTTTTCCTGAGGACCTGAAGGAGCCTGTCCCTCACGGCCTCCGGGCTCGCGCCTATGCTCAGGGTCTCGTGGTGCGCGAACTTCTCGATGAGCTTCGGGTCGAAACGCTCCTGCTTGTGGTCAAGGAGCGACCTCCACTTGGGCGGGAACCTCTCGAGGGTGCAGACGACGATGTTGACGGCCAGGAATACTATCAGCCCCCTGAACCACCACGAGTAATACATGTTGTCGAGGTTGGTGTAGATGATCAGGTTGCCCCAGGTCTCGCCGAACTCGGCGATGTACTTCTCCGCCTGGGCGTTCTGCTCGATGGCGGTGCCGAAAATCGAGGTGACCGCCAGCGCGATGAGTATGAAGATAGTTAGCTTGAGGGAGTTCAGAAAGGCCCAGATACCGGAGCCAAGGGCCCTGTACCACCTGGCGTCCATGCCTTCCGCCGCCTCCTTTGCTTTCTCTGCCATCTCGGAACCTGCTTCCCTGTTTATTTATTTGTGAGCGCGGAGAGGTACTCTGCGGCGGCCTTGCCCACCTGGCTTTCGGGGTTGAGGACGGTGGCCTTCTCCCACGCGGCCTTTGCGCCCTCCATGTCACCCAGGCCGTACGCGAGTATGAAGCCTTTCGTGAGCCATATCCTCTGGTGGTACGGGTTCTTCTTTATCCCATCCTCTATGTAGGTAAGGCCTTCGGCGGACTTGCCCATGTAATGGAGAGATATCCCGAGGCCGTTGTAGACGTCGGTCTCTCCGGAACCCATATCGACCACTCTCTTGTAGTATGTTGACGCCTGCTCGAACTGCCTGGCCTCGAAGTAGGCGTCGGCTAGCCTCCACATGATGTCCGGGCTGCCGGGGCTCTCCTTCAGCCTGCTCTCCAGGTCCGCTATGAGCATCGTATTCCCGGGAGGGTGCGGCTGCTGTGCGCCGGTCTGCGCGGCCGAGTTCGCTTGCTGCGGCGGGCTGGGTGCTTCGTCCCTGGAGCAGCCGCCAAGGGCGATGACGGAGGCTATCGCCACCGCGGCCGCTCCCGTTAATATATTTCTTCTTCTCAAGGGTGCCTCCTTAAAGAGGATTTCAATCAATGCGGACCTGAATGACTCAAATGGCCGAACCTTTCGTCCACGGCCTTCCTGATGGCCGCCGCGTCCAAGCCCTGCCTGTGGAGGTCGCGCGCCATGAGGGCCTCGTATATGCAGATGTCGCAGTATACGGCGTGCTCGTCGACGAAACAGGTCAAGAGGCTCTTATGGCCGAAATGCCTCTCGCAGTCGCAGTAGCAGTAAAGGCTGTCTATTATCTCGGGTATCTCCCTGGCGGCCTGGTACGCCTCCGCCGATAAGCCGGTGAACCTGGCCGGGTCGAGCGTGGGCCGGGTCTCGCCTCCCCTCAGGCTGTCCGCGGTTCCGGTACCCTTGCCAGAATCGCATGACGCGAGGCCGAGCATGACGAGGGTTACCAGGGCGAGGACTATCCCGCCTCTTGAGCCGCTGTTTGCCATAAGCCGGTCTGTTGCTGTCCAGGGAAGATTTCGGGACGATTTAAGCAGGTTCAATATAGCAAAACACGATTAAAAAAGCATTAACTTTCTATTAGGAAATAACCCGTTGAGCAGGGCTTCAGCTCCTGGTCTTGCCGGAGTAGTAGGCGACCCTGGTGGACTTCTCCTCTTCGCCCCAGAGTATGCATTTGGTGGGGCACCTCTTGACGGACTCGTCCGTCTGGGGCGCGAGCGAGTAGTCGACGACCGCGAGGTTGTTCTTCATGGCTATGCCGCCGGGGACGCTGCAGTCCTTTACGCAGAGGCCGCAGGCCACGCAGGCCACCTTGCAGACCTTCCTCGCGTAGGCGCCCTTATCGAGGTTCTTGCAGTAGACGAAGAGCTTCCTGTCCTCCGGGTGCATCTCTATTATGTCCCTTGGGCAGGCCCTCGCGCAGGCCCCGCACCCGACGCACTTGTCGTAGAAGACGACCGGAAGCCCGTTGTCGTTCATGGCCATCGCGTCGAACTTGCACGCGGCCACGCACTCGCCGAGCCCGAGGCAGCCATAGGTGCAGGACTTGTCGCCGCCCGTGAGGTGCGAGGCCGTGCAGGTGCCCTCGCCCCTGTACTCGGCCCGCCTTTCGGCCTCGGCGTTCCCGCCCCTGCAGAGCACGACCGCCAGCATCCTCTTCATGCTCCCGGCCTCGACGCCGAGGATCCCGGCGAGCTCCGCGGCGGTATCGTTCCCGCCGGCAACGCAGGCCGTGGGTAGCGCTTCGCCCTTCATGAGGGCCTCGGCGAACATCCTGCAGCCTGGGTAGCCGCAGCCGCCGCAGTTGGTGTTTGGGAGCGCTGCCGAGATGGCCTCTACCCTGGGGTCCTCCTCGACCTTGAGCTTCCTGTCGGCGTAGACGAGGAAGACCGCCATGACGGCGCCGATTGCGCCCATGCTGACGGCTGATATCACGAGAGTCTCAAGCATTGTCCTGCACTAACCCCTTATGAGGCCGGCGAAGCCCATGAAGGCCAGCGCCAGCATCCCGGCGACGATGAAGGTTATGGGCGCGCCCTTGAAGTGCGAGGGAACGTCCGCGAACTCGAGCTCCTCCCTTATGCCGGACATCATCACTATGGCGAGGGTAAAGCCCACCCCGGTGGCGAACCCGAAGACTATCGATTCGAGGTAGTTGTAGTCCCTGAGGACCATGAATAGCGCAAGCCCCAGTATCGCGCAGTTCGTGGTTATGAGCGGGAGGAATATGCCCAGCGCGCGGTAAAGGGACGGGCTCGCCTTTCTCACGTACATCTCCACGAGCTGCACGAGGGAGGCGATTATGATTATGAAGGTAACGTACTGCAGGAACGGCACGTTGAACCTTAAGAGCACGTGGTGGTATATGGGCCAGGTCGCGGCTGCGGTCAGGGTCATGACGAACGTGGTCGCAAGGCCCATGTTGACCGCGTTCTCGGTCTTGTTCGAGACGCCTATGAACGGGCATATGCCCAGGAAATAGGCGAGCACGAAGTTGTTTACGATGGAAGCCGATATGAATATCAGTATCAGTTCCAAGCTGTCTCCTTAGTGCGAGGCCGGCTCAGCCGCCCCGGCCTCCCTTGCTGCCTTCCTGCTCGACATCCAGCCCACGAGCGCGACAAGCGCCCCGAGGACGAGGAAAGCACCCGCAGGGAGTATCATTATTATCCAGGGCTCGAACCACGAGCCGAGGAGCTTAAAGCCGAAGACGCTCCCGAACCCCAGCACCTCGCGGATTACGCCCATGAGCGTGAGGCTCATGGTGAACCCCAGGCCTATGCCGAGCGTGTCCATCGCGGTAGGGATGAGCGGGTTCTTCTGCGCAAAGGCCTCGGCCCTTCCGAGTATGATGCAGTTCGCGACTATGAGCGGTATGTACGGCCCGAGCGCCTTTGAGATGGCCGGGAAGACCGCCGCGAGGAATATGTCCGTCACGGTCACGAGGGTCGCTATGACGACAACGTACGCCGGTATCCTCACCTTTGCCGATATGGTCCTCCTTATGAGGGATACGACCATGTTTGAGGTGAAGAGGACGAAAAGGGTCGCAAGGCCCATGGAAAGGCCGTTTATCGCGGAGTTCGAGACAGCTAGCGCAGGGCAGAGCCCGAGGAGCAGCCTGAAAGGCGCAATATCCTGCCAGAGGCCCTTCTTGAACTCGTAAAAGAGGCTCCTATCTTGCCGCATCCTGCCCCTCCACGGCCCGGGCCGGGCGAGGCCCGTCCTCGACCTTCATCATCTCACCGCGCGGGAAGTTGGCGACCACCTTCTCCACGGCCCTGTTTATGTTCTTTATTACCGCCTCGGACGATATCGTCGCGCCGGTGATGGCCTGTATCTGGTTCGGCTTCTCGGGTTTCCTGAACTTTATGTACTCTATCCTGGGCTTCACTTCGAGTCCCTTGAACTGGTCCTTGAACGACTCGTCCCGTATCCTGTCGCCGAGGCCCGGCGTTTCGAGCTGGTCAAGAACCTCTATGCCCTTTAGCTTCAGATAGTCGAGGTCGAGGCCCACCATGAGGCCTATATTGGCGGAAAAGCCGTTTCCGTCGGCCTTGAAAGCCAGGCCGACTGGCTCCCCGTTTTCGTTTATGCCCTTGTAGACGATAAGCTTCTCCTGCCCGACGGTCTTCTCGACCTTTACGAAATCCCTTGCCTCGGGAAGGACATAGAAGACCGATTCCCTGAGCTCCTTCTCCTTATTCGCCTTGATCATCGGGTCAGCCGCCGTAAAGACGCCCGACAGGACGGCCCCGGAAAGGGCTCCGATGATTATGAGGTTGAGGAACATTTTTTTAACGCCGTTCAAATAAAGCCTCCAGTATGCGGGGCTGTCAGCCCTTACCCGCCTTTACCGCGCCGAATACCCTGGGCCTCGTGTGCTTGTTGAGAAGCGGCACAAAGGCGTTCATGAATAGTATCGAATACATGACCCCCTCGGGAAGTCCGCCGAATATCCTTATGACCACCGCCATTATCCCGGCAACTATGACGAATATCCACTGGCCGAGCGATGTCGTCGGAGAGGTCACCATGTCGGTCACCATGAACCATGCCCCGAGCATCGCGCCGCCGGCAAAAAGATGGAAGAGCGGGTTCGGGTACTTGGCCGGGTCTACGAGCCAGAATATGGCCGAGAAGGCGGCTATGGTGCCGAGATAGCCAAGGGGGAGCTTCCAGTTTATATATCCCTTGTACCTCAGGTACAGGCCGCCTATTATTATTGCCAGGGCCGAGGTCTCGCCGAGCGAGCCAGCCGTGTTGCCGAGGAACATGTCCAGGAGGTTGAAATCCATGTCGCCCTCGAACTTCCAGAGCCCTATCGGGGTCGCGGCGGTCACCGCGTCCACGGCCTTTTCCACCGTCCTCGGCTCCACCCATGTCGTCGTAAGGACCGGGTAGGTCGCCATGAGGAACGCCCTCCCGAGGAGCGCCGGGTTGAATATGTTGTAGCCGAGGCCGCCGAATAGCTCCTTCCCCACCCCTATGGCGAAAAGGGACCCGAGCACCGCGCCGTAGACCGGGAAGCCGGCGGGAAGGGTCATGGCGAGGAGCATGCCGGTTATGACCGCGCTGCCGTCGTGTATCTTTACGGGCTTCCTCCGTATCCTCTGGAAGGCGTATTCGGTAGCGAGGCACGAGGCCACGCAGACTATTATGAGAAGGAGGGCCCTCCACCCGAAGAAATAGACGCTTGCCGCGGTCGCGGGCATGAGGGCCATGACGACCGTGTGCATTATCTTAGGTATGCTCTCCTCGGCCATGAAGTGCGGCGAAGTG encodes the following:
- a CDS encoding RnfABCDGE type electron transport complex subunit G; the protein is MNGVKKMFLNLIIIGALSGAVLSGVFTAADPMIKANKEKELRESVFYVLPEARDFVKVEKTVGQEKLIVYKGINENGEPVGLAFKADGNGFSANIGLMVGLDLDYLKLKGIEVLDQLETPGLGDRIRDESFKDQFKGLEVKPRIEYIKFRKPEKPNQIQAITGATISSEAVIKNINRAVEKVVANFPRGEMMKVEDGPRPARAVEGQDAAR
- a CDS encoding RnfABCDGE type electron transport complex subunit D translates to MDQKTTNTPDSAIGKPEVRESAVAEAPAAAAKLIVSTSPHFMAEESIPKIMHTVVMALMPATAASVYFFGWRALLLIIVCVASCLATEYAFQRIRRKPVKIHDGSAVITGMLLAMTLPAGFPVYGAVLGSLFAIGVGKELFGGLGYNIFNPALLGRAFLMATYPVLTTTWVEPRTVEKAVDAVTAATPIGLWKFEGDMDFNLLDMFLGNTAGSLGETSALAIIIGGLYLRYKGYINWKLPLGYLGTIAAFSAIFWLVDPAKYPNPLFHLFAGGAMLGAWFMVTDMVTSPTTSLGQWIFVIVAGIMAVVIRIFGGLPEGVMYSILFMNAFVPLLNKHTRPRVFGAVKAGKG